The Vigna radiata var. radiata cultivar VC1973A chromosome 6, Vradiata_ver6, whole genome shotgun sequence DNA segment GAAGTCTAGGATGGTACTTTTGGCCATGCATTGTTGTAGAAACTGTAACCTATTCCCTTTTACCTGTTTCTTTTTGTTGGgtacaatttaaaattcacgCTGTAGCTACAGTTGCCAGTAATAGTTACTTTTTGTATGTTTGCTGTGGTGATATCATATTACAAATATGGAAGTTTCTAATGTTAAGTTATCTTAAGTACGATACAAGTGTAggctttcatttttttagaagagaaaaatggttTGGGTGGATCTCATGTATAAAAAAGGTAAATGTATGTTTATATTTGCTctctatttatgttttttgaaaattaaaataattttccaacataaaataatgaaatattttgttcaaaatactaaagtaaaagtttaaaatttgaagttacTTATTATAACGAGTATAAAACCTATATTTACAATAGACGAACGAAGGTGGAGAACCTACATTctaaatttactattttatgttatttaaaacccatatttttattaaaagatgcACTAAAATTGGTGAGAGATACACAAGCCAACTGCCATTCTAATAATAGTAGGAATGAAGTTAGTTCGATGGGAATTTTCTACCTTGTGATATTCCACTTGTTAATTCATGAAATCGTTATGATGTTAGCGTAGCAACGCGTCaatgattaataatttaaagtaaCCTCGCACTTTATACACcaattaatcatataatttagTTTGGTAACCGTAACTATATGAAGGAAATTTTCACTCAGAAAGAAGATTTTAATTGTCACTTTATTTGTGAATCCtacagatagaaaaaaaaaactgtgttTGGAAACACAGTAGTTTAGATACACGAGTAACCACGTCCATTTACTTAAAGACGCAGATGTAATACCTCCCAACAGCGATCTAAATGTGAGAAATGATGTCAACATGATAGAAAAACAACCTTAGATAACCCCATTCACTTTGAAAAGTGAATGAAATCCTTACCAACCAAGAAGCAATACCTTTAAGAGTGCCATCCGAATATATAGACCATTCTTTGCCTGCCTAAAGTATGCAGCTCTTGGATCACTATCAACATCCACTGTGATCTGCATGAAATTAAGGGAAGAATTTAGTTTATTGAATCTCAAAGCTTGTGTTCATAACAAGAATACATGATACAATACCATGTCAATAATTCCTAGGTGTTTTACCTCGTCAAGTCTTGGAAGAGGATGCATAACAACAGCATGTTTTTGCATCACCCTCAGGACATCTTTATTCACAATATACTTGCCTCTTGCCTCCTCATAAAGATCAATGTTCTCTCCGAATCTTTCTTTCTGAATGCGAGTTTGATAAACCACGTCACACTTAGAAGCCACTTCCATCAAATCAGCACTTTCTTCCCACTCCACTCCCTTTGATGTCAGATACTCTTTTATATCATCCtatgatgaaacaaaaaacattttagaaCTACTTGTATCGTGTACTTGGCATGGCATAATCAGAATTTGCAGCAGTTACCTTCATTTTAACCACGTTAGGAGAGACAAAGTAAATTTTCACATTCTGATACTTGGCTAGTAAGTATGCAAGTGAGCGAACAGTCCTCCCATTAGCAAGGTCTCCCACAAGCCCAACTCTAATTCCATCCAGTTTTCCTATCTCTCTTTCAATGGTATAAACATCTAGCAGTGCCTGTGCAGTTTAATGAAGAAAACAGTTTTGAGGCTCAAAATTCAAATCAAGCATTTACCACTCAAATTTTTAAACTATAGAAATGCAGGGCAAACAATAAAGTCAAAAAAATGTCCCATTGACTGTATTTTCTTGATCTACATGAAAATCACTAAAGAAGAAACAAGCATGAATTCATCTTGCAAAGTGTAAATAAAGTACATAATAAGTTATTGAAGGAACTTTTAGGTGGAAAAATCCATAATGTTCTAGATAACAAGCATTTCGccaaaaaaatgtaaacattttaAGATTTGTACTTCAATCAATTTTCGGCTTCTAATCAGCACTTTTTTGGTCTACTGAATAAATTTCTTATCCCCCAGGTGAAAAGAATGTGCAATATCTTGAACAAAGTCTTGAGGTAGGACtcgattaattaattttacactAATAGCATTGATAATTATAGACCAGTTATACCCAATGAACTACTCAGGAATTGTGAGGAAAAGATATGAACCTTTCTGTTTCAAATACCATGTGACAGCATCAGCAGAGTTAGGGGGTTTGTTTTAAAGTTTCTGTCACAACGTAATACACTTTACATACAAAAAATGTAACCTCCTTACCTTAAGAGTAACAATTCTCGGAAACAAATTATCAAATGCAATGCTGAAAATGGCTATAAAAAAAAGGGTGCATCGTAAAGCAAACGCCAAACTATGCAATTTTTGCAGTTAAAAAGTACTCTATCCATGCAGGCCGCAGCTCAAGATGACTTTGAAAAGTAAATCATACCATGATAATATCTACTTGACATTCTCTGTGcagtggtttctaaactctacAAATTTCGGCAAATTCTTCATACCTGGGTGGGATGCTGTCCAGGGCCATCCCCTGCATTGATTACAGGAATGCTAGCAGTTGCTGCTGCTCTTTTTGCAGCACCACTTTCAAAGTGTCTCATCACAATTATATCAGAGTAACCTTCAACAGTTCTTATAGTATCTGCAAGAAGTAAAGTTCCACAGAACTCCAATTTTAGATAGAacaactataaaaaaaacattgcaCCGTTAATTGACAGGACATACCTTCGAGCGTTTCTCCTTTAGCAGCAGATGAAAACTCCCTTGCATTCTCAGTAGTGAGAACGTCCCCACCTAATCTTTTCATGGCGGATTCAAATGAAAGCCTGGTTCTAGTGGATGGCTCAtaaaacaaggtagccatgagGTAACCCTTAAGCATTTGGCTCCCAGATGAATTGCTTTCAATGCTCTCCATGCTCCTTGCAACTTCAAAAATGGCATTGAGAGTCTCTCTGTCAAATTGCTGGGCCTCAATGACATcatcaaattgaaatttttgccCCACAGAGGAGGGAGCACTTTCAACATGAAGAGCCCCTGCCCTCCACATAATCTCATCACCTTTACGTGAAAGTTTAGATTTTTCCGAGATCCCAGAATGCCCAAATGATGTTTTTGGCTTCAAATTCCAGGGCTGATTATGAATACAACAAACAGAGGATTTTGCAGCCAGCTTGGGATGAAACACACCCACATGCATAGAGCAGGAGAACAACAAAGAAGCAGCACTCATTGTGTTCTATTAGAGCGACTACACAAGACAGAATACTTATATATTATCACAAAAGCACAGAAATAACCATAAATTGCATACTCAAATCTCAAATCCTTCAACTCTGAAGATGGTAAGCAAAAGGGCACAAAAAGCaagttgaaatgaaatttaaagaaGTGGAAATAGAATAAACTGGTATAAGTGATATCACTCTTTTAATGCCAACAAACAAGAGGAGCATAAAGGTATATGCTTAAAAACCACGCTTGAAAAAAGACGGCAACGGAATCCGGGCGAAAAAAACAACTGTGAAAAAtcacgagaaaaaaaaaaaaagagtggaAGCATGACCAATCCAATACTTTATTGAAATCAGAATGAAAAGTTATGATGATGAAATAGAATACCGTGAAGATCGTTTGTAGGAAAtgagtaatttatttatttattttattttgaaggcAGACAACGGCTACAAAACTGTGTTTCGACTCTGCAAGAAGGAACAATGTGTGTTGCCTTTGCAGGCTTCAAGAGAAGACGACCTGCTTTCAAAATCAAAAAGTAAACCTTTCTTTTCAATAATGGGCCAAAATCTGTGATGTCCAAGCTGCATTTTGGGCCGCTTGATGGTTATTTacaacctttttttcttttacttctcatttattccaaaatatataCCTTTGCAGttttcttcattcatccatttttttttttgctaaataGTGTTTTTTCTACTATAGACcatatataagtaaatttattataatacatAGCTCAGTTATATTTTGgctatttattttacttttaaaatgagtttaatttaatttcattgtcAGCATAAATTGATAATTGATATGTTAAACTACATGGTGATTCTAAATATgatcttttgataaaaaaagtgaatttacTTTACCTTACTTTCTAAAGAGAATCACTCTAGCccatttatttctttcaaaaccACTATTGTTTAGaagtttttaatatgattttaagtaattttttttttatcttattcaagatgtaaaacatgttattttaattttattcatataaaaattatggaTTTAAACTAAGTTTGGACCATAAATGGTGTGAAAAATGAGTCCAACCATCATCACAAATACACTATATcaaactttcaaaatatatttaaaaataaaaaaaaatgttcaaagatgacaatataagataaaaaaaaaaatgatattttaatacattaaatttttacaattattcttttttattttttacttttttattttttaaaagatataaaaattcattttttttatgactacttttactttatattatattatgggTTGAATAAATATAAGAGGATGGCACTCAATTATTACTGTTGTAGAAAAATTCTCTTAAGTTTTAtagtaaaataatcaaataaactGTCGCTTAGcctatttattattaaaatcaataaacttACCTTAGTGACGtgattaaataacattttagaaGATAAACATagcattaattattttgaaatacaaaagATCAAAACAAACCTTTgaataagataaataatataaaaaatataagctaacaagaaaaatatcttaaaaatcttattataaattatatttaacgaATGGACAAGATGAAAACTCTAATATAATTTGGTCATTAGAATTGTCAAGCACAAAACCAGAAACTGCAGGAAAGTTCAACTACTTTTGCAGAGCacacatggaaaaaaaaaacaatttttattcttttggccATATCAAAAGCATTAAAAACAGAATGCATTATTAAgataacaaattcaaataaagaagACTATAATATAGTGATTAAGATGCATGAAATGAAGCaactaaaaaaatctataactaTCTTGAATAAGAAAACATGAACTAAACCAATTTCCGAAGGTCTCATGCATTATTATTGCAGTGGTGATCCCCAGTAGTGTTACTGGTGCCACTGGTGTTTGAATGTGAACTTCCCATGACAGATGTTATGGCTGCCACAAGTGCAGCAGTGAAATTGGGATCTGCAGTGATAGCAGCAGTTGCTGCATTCAGTGAGTTAGCAAACGATGGAGCTGCAGTGTCCATTCCCTGAGATTCATGTAAGCCAGCAAGCTTAGTTTGATCACACAGTGAGTGTCCGAATAATTTTGGAACCGACATGAACTTCTGAGCCAAAAGGGGAGAGAGGAGGCTGAGTTGGTTGTGTGGATCCCTTTGGTGGTGTGAGGAATTGGTAGGATTTTGAGTGAGATCGAGTGTGATGGTGGGAAATGGAGCTGAGGCAGAGAGAGTAGCCATGTTTTGAGAGCATGGAAGTGAAGCATTTTCCAAAATGGTTGGATTGATTAGGCCATCTGAGCTTGGCATTGATCCAGAAAGAAGCATTGAAGCAGCTGCAGATGTGGTTGAGGCCATTGCCTGAGCTGTGGGAGGAAGTGGATGATTATGTTGCCCTTCATATGTAGTGATCAACA contains these protein-coding regions:
- the LOC106762988 gene encoding aspartate carbamoyltransferase 1, chloroplastic: MSAASLLFSCSMHVGVFHPKLAAKSSVCCIHNQPWNLKPKTSFGHSGISEKSKLSRKGDEIMWRAGALHVESAPSSVGQKFQFDDVIEAQQFDRETLNAIFEVARSMESIESNSSGSQMLKGYLMATLFYEPSTRTRLSFESAMKRLGGDVLTTENAREFSSAAKGETLEDTIRTVEGYSDIIVMRHFESGAAKRAAATASIPVINAGDGPGQHPTQALLDVYTIEREIGKLDGIRVGLVGDLANGRTVRSLAYLLAKYQNVKIYFVSPNVVKMKDDIKEYLTSKGVEWEESADLMEVASKCDVVYQTRIQKERFGENIDLYEEARGKYIVNKDVLRVMQKHAVVMHPLPRLDEITVDVDSDPRAAYFRQAKNGLYIRMALLKVLLLGW